One genomic window of Thermococcus sp. includes the following:
- a CDS encoding UPF0147 family protein: MSELIQQIVQVLKEQVVQDTVVPRNIRRAAEQAIEVLLDESKEPAVRAADAIAILEEISEDPNMPMHTRTIIWEVLGALEQVK, encoded by the coding sequence ATGAGCGAGCTCATCCAGCAGATTGTTCAGGTTCTCAAGGAGCAGGTTGTTCAGGACACCGTTGTTCCAAGGAACATTAGGAGAGCGGCCGAGCAGGCGATAGAAGTTCTCCTCGATGAGAGCAAGGAGCCGGCCGTTAGGGCCGCAGATGCAATAGCAATCCTCGAGGAGATTAGCGAGGACCCAAACATGCCCATGCACACGAGGACAATCATCTGGGAGGTTCTTGGCGCTTTGGAGCAGGTTAAGTGA
- the cobO gene encoding cob(I)yrinic acid a,c-diamide adenosyltransferase, which produces MSWREKLGLVHIYTGNGKGKTTAAFGLAVRMLGSGGKVAIVQFMKAPKVYGEQKKIEKCGALIESFGLPKFVHGKPEPDDIEAAKRALKRAEELVSSGEWDLVILDEICVALGFKMLDVEEVKGLIERKAPKTELVLTGRYCPEELFELADYVTEMREVKHPYQKGILARRGVEY; this is translated from the coding sequence ATGTCCTGGAGGGAAAAACTCGGTTTGGTTCACATCTACACCGGAAACGGAAAGGGGAAGACAACTGCCGCGTTTGGCCTCGCGGTGAGGATGCTCGGCTCCGGTGGTAAGGTTGCGATAGTCCAGTTCATGAAGGCTCCGAAGGTCTACGGGGAGCAGAAGAAAATCGAGAAATGTGGTGCCCTCATAGAGTCCTTCGGCCTGCCGAAGTTCGTCCACGGGAAGCCCGAGCCCGATGATATTGAGGCCGCTAAGAGGGCTCTGAAGAGGGCGGAGGAACTCGTTTCCAGCGGTGAGTGGGACTTGGTAATTCTCGATGAAATCTGCGTTGCCTTGGGCTTCAAAATGCTGGACGTTGAAGAAGTCAAAGGGCTCATAGAGAGAAAGGCACCAAAAACGGAACTCGTCCTCACCGGTCGTTACTGCCCGGAGGAGCTGTTTGAGCTCGCCGACTACGTTACGGAGATGAGGGAGGTAAAGCATCCCTACCAGAAGGGAATACTCGCAAGGAGGGGCGTTGAATACTGA